A window of the Rhodoferax sp. GW822-FHT02A01 genome harbors these coding sequences:
- a CDS encoding bifunctional (p)ppGpp synthetase/guanosine-3',5'-bis(diphosphate) 3'-pyrophosphohydrolase, producing MKSTSAEYGSTVPPPVIALAGEALPEQVGALARARAFAEPLLTSETLDTGENILAHADAVAAILKSIGGSEAMQAACYLVYACDHLNKPHDVIAKAFGENFANLAMETTKLVRVQRMARAAQNSATHAGSNAPMAQTAAAQTESVRKMLLAFSRDLRVVMLRLASRLQTLRFFAATKLPVPPGLARESLQVFAPLANRLGIWEIKWELEDLSFRFLEPETYRQVARLLDEKRTEREASVEALRQQMVQDLAAQGIQAMVQGRPKHIYSIVKKMRGKSLGFEQVYDIRALRIVVPTIPDCYAALAWVHDHFTPLTDEFDDYIARPKANGYQSLHTVVRDKAGKPIEVQLRTQAMHDHAEHGVAAHWAYKEAGTKGYAGVSASSEYDAKIAVLRQLLAWERDLSGAQEGEGAQSGAQDAALLDDRIYVLTPDAAVVELPKGATAVDFAYSVHTSLGHRCRGAKVDGQMVPLNTPLKNGQTVEVTTVKEGGPSRDWLNPELGFLASHRARAKVRAWFNAQAMGETLSKGREAVEKLLQREGKTAIKLDDLASQLGFNSADDLFEVVGKDEFSLRNIEIVLRPPEPAPEQDEVPLLKKPSTSRQTGKGGVLVVGVDSLMTQLANCCKPAPPDLIIGFVTRGKGVSVHRADCSNLRNMIQRSGDRCIDVAWGTQPGKDARVYPVDVAIEAHDRQGLLRDISEVFAKEKMNVIGVQTQTIKGTAWMTFTVEVSESGRLARVLGIVSELQGVRSARRR from the coding sequence ATGAAAAGTACATCTGCCGAATATGGCAGCACGGTTCCGCCTCCTGTGATTGCCCTTGCTGGGGAGGCCCTGCCCGAGCAAGTCGGTGCGCTGGCGCGCGCGCGCGCATTTGCCGAGCCCCTGCTCACCAGCGAAACCCTGGATACGGGTGAGAACATCCTGGCGCACGCCGATGCCGTGGCCGCCATCCTGAAATCCATCGGTGGTTCGGAGGCTATGCAGGCCGCCTGCTACCTGGTCTATGCCTGCGACCACCTGAACAAGCCGCATGATGTGATCGCCAAGGCCTTTGGTGAGAATTTTGCCAACCTGGCCATGGAGACCACCAAGCTGGTGCGGGTGCAGCGCATGGCGCGCGCCGCGCAGAACTCGGCGACCCATGCCGGAAGCAACGCACCCATGGCGCAGACCGCCGCTGCGCAAACCGAGAGCGTGCGCAAGATGCTGCTGGCGTTTTCGCGTGACCTGCGTGTGGTGATGTTGCGACTGGCGTCACGACTGCAGACGCTGCGCTTCTTTGCCGCCACCAAGCTGCCCGTGCCTCCTGGCCTAGCCAGGGAATCGCTGCAGGTCTTCGCGCCTTTGGCCAACCGGCTGGGAATCTGGGAAATCAAATGGGAGCTGGAGGACCTGTCCTTTCGCTTTCTTGAGCCCGAAACCTATCGCCAGGTCGCCCGGCTGCTGGACGAAAAGCGCACCGAGCGCGAGGCGTCGGTGGAAGCGCTTCGCCAGCAAATGGTGCAGGACCTGGCGGCACAGGGCATACAGGCCATGGTGCAGGGCCGCCCCAAGCACATCTACAGCATCGTCAAGAAGATGCGCGGCAAGTCCCTGGGCTTCGAGCAGGTCTACGATATCCGGGCGCTGCGCATTGTGGTGCCCACCATTCCCGATTGCTACGCGGCGCTGGCCTGGGTGCACGATCATTTCACGCCGCTGACCGACGAGTTCGACGACTACATTGCCCGGCCCAAGGCCAATGGTTACCAGTCATTGCACACCGTGGTGCGGGACAAGGCGGGTAAGCCTATTGAGGTGCAACTGCGCACGCAAGCCATGCATGACCATGCCGAGCACGGTGTGGCCGCGCACTGGGCCTACAAGGAGGCGGGCACCAAGGGCTACGCGGGCGTTTCCGCCAGCAGTGAGTACGACGCCAAGATCGCCGTGCTGCGCCAGTTGCTGGCCTGGGAGCGGGATCTGTCGGGCGCACAGGAGGGCGAGGGCGCCCAAAGCGGCGCACAGGACGCCGCCCTGCTGGACGACCGCATCTACGTGTTGACACCCGATGCCGCCGTGGTGGAATTGCCCAAGGGCGCCACCGCAGTGGACTTTGCCTACAGCGTGCACACCAGCCTGGGTCATCGCTGCCGGGGTGCCAAGGTGGACGGCCAAATGGTGCCGCTCAACACACCGCTGAAAAACGGTCAGACCGTGGAAGTGACCACCGTCAAGGAAGGCGGCCCTTCACGCGACTGGCTCAACCCCGAGCTGGGTTTCCTGGCCAGTCACCGGGCGCGGGCCAAGGTGCGCGCCTGGTTCAACGCCCAGGCCATGGGTGAAACGCTTTCCAAGGGCCGCGAAGCCGTGGAAAAGCTGCTGCAGCGCGAAGGCAAGACGGCCATCAAACTGGACGACCTGGCATCCCAACTGGGTTTCAATTCCGCCGACGACCTGTTCGAGGTGGTGGGAAAGGATGAATTCTCGCTGCGCAACATCGAGATCGTGTTGCGCCCGCCGGAGCCGGCACCCGAGCAGGACGAAGTACCGCTACTCAAGAAGCCCAGCACATCGCGGCAGACCGGCAAGGGCGGCGTGCTGGTGGTGGGCGTGGATTCGCTCATGACCCAGTTGGCCAATTGCTGTAAACCGGCGCCACCGGACCTCATCATCGGCTTTGTGACCCGTGGCAAGGGCGTGAGCGTGCACCGGGCCGACTGCTCCAACCTGCGCAACATGATCCAACGCAGCGGCGACCGCTGCATCGACGTGGCCTGGGGTACGCAGCCGGGCAAGGATGCCAGGGTCTACCCGGTGGACGTGGCGATCGAGGCCCATGACCGACAGGGCCTTCTGCGCGATATTTCCGAGGTCTTTGCCAAGGAAAAGATGAACGTGATCGGTGTGCAGACCCAGACCATCAAGGGCACCGCCTGGATGACCTTCACCGTGGAGGTGTCTGAGTCCGGGCGGCTGGCGCGGGTGCTGGGCATTGTGAGCGAGCTGCAGGGCGTACGCTCTGCGCGCCGCCGCTAG